In Pseudomonas hamedanensis, a single window of DNA contains:
- a CDS encoding ABC transporter permease gives MTTSPTPGSAHLDTSLSPARLRVTGDWTLAHYAALKRLSEQLHGEYDGSTSIDLNGLGALDTAGASLLVELLGAERLGKSAEHPDCTLSTADRALLQTVYCSLNDFCVPIKEPEISVSVQLLTRIGRAVDTVWKDTMQLLGFVGLILEVIARGLFRPRRWRITPMIAHIEQTGLDAAPIVALLTFLVGAVVAFLGATVLASFGATIFTVDLVGFSFLREFGVLLTAILMAGRTASAFTAQIGSMKANEEIDAIRTLGLDPIELLVVPRVLALLVALPMLTFLAMLSGIVGGGVVCAVSLDISPAMFLSLLQSDIGIQHFLVGLVKAPIFAFLIAAIGCLEGFKVSGSAESVGAHTTSSVVQSIFVVIVLDAVAALFFMEMGW, from the coding sequence ATGACCACCAGCCCAACGCCCGGCAGTGCCCACCTGGACACCTCGCTCAGCCCCGCCCGCCTGCGGGTCACCGGCGACTGGACACTCGCCCATTACGCCGCACTCAAACGCCTGAGCGAACAGCTGCACGGCGAATACGACGGCAGTACCTCGATTGATCTGAACGGCCTCGGCGCCCTCGATACCGCCGGCGCCTCGTTGCTGGTCGAATTGCTCGGTGCCGAGCGCCTGGGCAAATCCGCCGAACACCCTGATTGCACCCTGTCCACCGCCGACCGCGCGCTGCTGCAAACGGTGTATTGCTCTCTGAACGATTTTTGCGTGCCGATCAAAGAGCCGGAAATCAGCGTCAGCGTGCAACTGCTCACGCGCATCGGCCGTGCGGTGGATACGGTGTGGAAGGACACGATGCAGTTGCTCGGCTTCGTCGGGCTGATTCTGGAAGTCATCGCCCGTGGCCTGTTTCGGCCCAGACGCTGGCGCATTACGCCGATGATTGCGCACATCGAGCAGACCGGCCTTGACGCCGCGCCCATCGTGGCGCTGCTGACCTTTCTGGTCGGCGCCGTGGTGGCCTTTCTCGGTGCGACGGTGTTGGCCAGTTTCGGTGCGACGATTTTTACCGTGGATCTGGTCGGCTTTTCGTTCCTGCGTGAATTTGGCGTGCTGCTCACCGCGATCCTGATGGCCGGGCGCACCGCCAGTGCCTTCACCGCGCAAATCGGCTCGATGAAGGCCAACGAAGAAATCGACGCGATCCGCACCCTCGGCCTCGACCCGATCGAATTGCTGGTGGTGCCGCGCGTGCTGGCGCTACTGGTGGCGCTGCCGATGCTGACGTTTCTGGCGATGCTCTCGGGGATTGTTGGCGGCGGCGTGGTCTGCGCGGTGTCGCTGGATATTTCGCCGGCGATGTTCCTCTCGCTGCTGCAATCGGACATCGGTATTCAGCATTTTCTGGTGGGCCTGGTGAAGGCGCCGATCTTCGCCTTCCTGATCGCGGCGATTGGCTGCCTGGAAGGCTTCAAGGTCAGCGGCAGCGCCGAATCGGTTGGTGCTCACACCACGTCCAGCGTGGTCCAGTCGATTTTCGTGGTGATCGTGCTCGACGCGGTGGCCGCGTTGTTCTTCATGGAGATGGGCTGGTGA
- the algB gene encoding sigma-54-dependent response regulator transcription factor AlgB, translating to MESATEHQGRILLVDDESAILRTFRYCLEDEGYTVATANSAAQAEALLQRQVFDLCFLDLRLGEDNGLDVLAQMRIQAPWMRVVIVTAHSAVDTAVDAIQAGAADYLVKPCSPDQLRLATAKQLEVRQLSARLEALEGEMRKPKDGLDSHSPAMKVVLETARQVASTDANILILGESGTGKGELARAIHGWSKREKKSCVTINCPSLTAELMESELFGHSRGAFTGASESTLGRVNQADGGTLFLDEIGDFPLTLQPKLLRFIQDKEYERVGDPVTRRADVRILAATNLNLEDMVRDGRFREDLLYRLNVITLHLPPLRERAEDILTLADRFLARFVKEYARPARGFSDEAREALLGYRWPGNIRELRNVVERASIICPQERVEISHLGMAEQPANNAPRVGAALSLDELEKAHIGAVLATAGTLDQAAKTLGIDASTLYRKRKQYNL from the coding sequence ATGGAATCTGCCACTGAGCATCAAGGCCGCATTCTGCTGGTGGACGACGAATCCGCCATCCTGCGTACGTTCCGTTATTGCCTGGAAGATGAAGGCTATACGGTGGCCACCGCCAACAGCGCGGCACAGGCCGAAGCATTGCTGCAACGCCAGGTCTTTGATCTGTGCTTTCTCGATTTACGCCTGGGCGAGGACAACGGTCTCGACGTTCTCGCGCAAATGCGTATCCAGGCGCCGTGGATGCGCGTGGTGATCGTCACCGCACACTCGGCGGTCGACACCGCTGTGGATGCCATTCAGGCGGGCGCCGCCGATTATCTGGTCAAGCCGTGCAGCCCCGACCAATTGCGTCTGGCGACTGCCAAGCAGCTGGAAGTGCGCCAGCTCTCGGCGCGCCTCGAAGCCCTCGAAGGAGAGATGCGCAAGCCCAAGGACGGTCTCGATTCCCACAGCCCGGCGATGAAAGTCGTACTGGAGACGGCGCGGCAAGTGGCGAGTACTGACGCCAACATTCTGATTCTTGGCGAGTCCGGTACCGGTAAAGGCGAACTCGCCCGGGCCATTCACGGCTGGAGTAAGCGCGAGAAGAAGTCCTGTGTGACCATCAACTGCCCGTCGCTGACCGCCGAATTGATGGAAAGCGAATTGTTCGGTCACAGCCGCGGCGCTTTTACCGGCGCCAGCGAAAGCACTTTGGGGCGAGTCAATCAGGCCGACGGCGGCACGTTGTTTCTCGACGAGATCGGCGATTTTCCTTTGACGTTGCAACCCAAGTTGCTGCGTTTCATTCAAGACAAGGAATATGAGCGGGTCGGCGATCCGGTCACGCGCCGGGCTGATGTTCGAATTCTCGCGGCGACCAACCTCAACCTTGAAGACATGGTCCGCGATGGGCGCTTCCGGGAAGACCTGTTGTATCGCCTGAACGTTATTACGCTGCACCTGCCGCCGTTGCGCGAGCGCGCCGAGGACATCCTGACCCTGGCAGACCGCTTTCTTGCGCGTTTCGTCAAAGAGTACGCGCGGCCAGCGCGGGGGTTCAGCGATGAAGCCCGCGAAGCACTGCTCGGCTATCGCTGGCCGGGCAATATTCGTGAATTGCGCAACGTGGTCGAGCGGGCGAGCATTATCTGCCCACAGGAACGCGTGGAGATCAGCCACCTCGGCATGGCCGAGCAACCGGCCAACAATGCGCCTCGTGTCGGCGCAGCGCTGAGCCTCGATGAATTGGAGAAAGCGCATATCGGCGCCGTGCTCGCCACTGCCGGCACCCTCGATCAGGCGGCCAAAACCTTGGGTATCGACGCTTCGACCCTGTATCGCAAGCGCAAGCAGTACAACCTGTGA
- a CDS encoding nucleoside recognition domain-containing protein, with the protein MLNGLWLGFFIVAAVSALAQWLIGGNAEIFAAMVESIFAMAKLSVEVMVLLFGTLTLWLGFLRIAEKAGIVEWLAKVLGPLFLRLMPEVPAGHPALGLITLNFAANGLGLDNAATPIGLKAMKALQELNPSATIASNAQILFLVLNASSLTLLPVTIFMYRAQQGAPDPTLVFLPILLATSCSTIVGFLSVAFMQRLRIWDPVVLAYLVPGALILGGFMALLGTLSATALAGLSSILGNLTLFGLIMLFLIIGALRKVKVYEAFVEGAKEGFDVAKNLLPYLVAMLCAVGVLRASGALDFGLDGIRHLVEWAGWDTRFVDALPTAMVKPFSGSAARAMLIETMKTSGVDSFPALVAATIQGSTETTFYVLAVYFGAVGIQRARHAVGCALLAEFAGVVGAIAVCYWFFG; encoded by the coding sequence ATGCTTAATGGCCTGTGGCTTGGCTTCTTCATCGTGGCAGCCGTGTCGGCGCTGGCTCAGTGGCTGATTGGCGGCAACGCCGAAATTTTCGCGGCAATGGTGGAAAGCATTTTTGCCATGGCCAAGCTGTCGGTCGAAGTCATGGTGCTGCTGTTCGGCACCCTCACCCTGTGGCTGGGCTTTCTGCGCATCGCCGAGAAGGCCGGGATCGTCGAATGGCTGGCGAAAGTCCTTGGGCCGCTGTTCCTGCGGCTGATGCCGGAAGTGCCGGCCGGCCACCCTGCCCTTGGCCTGATCACCCTGAACTTCGCCGCCAACGGCCTGGGCCTGGACAACGCCGCCACGCCCATCGGCCTGAAAGCCATGAAGGCGCTGCAAGAGCTCAATCCCAGCGCCACCATCGCCAGCAACGCGCAAATCCTGTTTCTGGTGCTCAACGCCTCCTCCCTGACTCTGCTGCCGGTGACCATCTTCATGTACCGCGCGCAGCAAGGTGCGCCGGATCCCACCCTGGTGTTCCTGCCGATTCTGCTGGCAACCAGTTGCTCGACGATCGTCGGCTTTCTCTCAGTGGCGTTCATGCAGCGCCTGCGCATCTGGGACCCGGTGGTGCTGGCCTATCTGGTGCCCGGTGCGCTGATTCTCGGCGGTTTCATGGCCCTGCTCGGCACCCTTTCGGCCACCGCTCTGGCGGGATTGTCGTCGATCCTCGGCAATCTCACGCTGTTCGGGCTGATCATGCTGTTTTTGATCATCGGCGCTTTACGCAAAGTGAAGGTCTATGAGGCGTTCGTCGAGGGCGCGAAAGAAGGCTTCGACGTGGCAAAAAATCTGTTGCCGTATCTGGTGGCGATGCTCTGCGCGGTTGGCGTGTTGCGTGCGTCAGGTGCTCTGGATTTCGGCCTGGACGGTATTCGTCATCTGGTCGAATGGGCTGGCTGGGACACGCGCTTTGTCGATGCGCTGCCGACGGCGATGGTCAAACCGTTTTCCGGCAGCGCGGCGCGGGCGATGCTGATCGAAACCATGAAAACTTCGGGCGTCGACAGCTTCCCGGCCCTGGTCGCGGCGACGATTCAAGGCAGTACCGAGACGACGTTTTATGTGCTGGCGGTGTATTTCGGTGCGGTGGGGATTCAGCGCGCGAGACATGCGGTGGGCTGTGCGTTGCTGGCGGAGTTTGCCGGGGTCGTGGGTGCTATCGCCGTCTGCTACTGGTTCTTCGGCTGA
- a CDS encoding DUF1328 domain-containing protein, which yields MLSWAITFLIIAIIAAVLGFGGIAGTATGIAKILFVVFLVMFIASFFFGRRGRG from the coding sequence ATGTTGAGTTGGGCAATCACATTTCTGATCATTGCCATCATCGCTGCAGTTCTGGGCTTCGGTGGTATCGCGGGCACCGCCACGGGTATCGCCAAGATTCTCTTTGTCGTGTTCCTGGTGATGTTCATCGCTTCCTTCTTCTTTGGCCGTCGCGGCCGAGGTTAA
- the gltP gene encoding glutamate/aspartate:proton symporter GltP translates to MKKAKLSLAWQILIGLVLGIAIGALLNHFSAEKAWWISNVLQPAGDIFIRLIKMIVIPIVISSLIVGIAGVGDAKKLGRIGLKTIIYFEIVTTIAIVVGLVLANVFHPGTGIDMSTLGTVDISKYQATAAEVQHEHAFIETILNLIPSNIFAAMARGEMLPIIFFSVLFGLGLSSLQSDLREPLVKMFQGVSESMFKVTHMIMNYAPIGVFALIAVTVANFGFASLVPLAKLVILVYVAIAFFAFVVLGLIAKLFGFSVIKLMRIFKDELVLAYSTASSETVLPRVIEKMEAYGAPKAICSFVVPTGYSFNLDGSTLYQSIAAIFIAQLYGIDLSISQQLLLVLTLMVTSKGIAGVPGVSFVVLLATLGSVGIPLEGLAFIAGVDRVMDMARTALNVIGNALAVLVIARWEGMYDDAKGQRYWNSLPHWRSKEKLPAGETSKN, encoded by the coding sequence ATGAAGAAGGCAAAGCTTAGCCTCGCCTGGCAGATCCTCATCGGTCTGGTATTGGGGATTGCAATTGGTGCGTTGCTCAACCACTTCAGTGCCGAGAAGGCCTGGTGGATCAGCAACGTCCTGCAACCGGCAGGCGATATCTTTATCCGTCTGATCAAGATGATCGTGATTCCGATCGTCATCTCTTCCCTGATCGTCGGCATTGCCGGCGTCGGCGACGCCAAGAAGCTGGGGCGGATCGGCCTGAAGACGATCATCTACTTCGAAATTGTGACGACCATCGCGATCGTCGTCGGTCTGGTGCTGGCCAATGTGTTCCACCCGGGCACCGGCATCGATATGAGCACCCTGGGCACGGTCGATATCTCGAAGTACCAGGCGACCGCCGCCGAAGTGCAGCATGAGCATGCGTTCATCGAGACCATCCTCAACCTGATCCCGTCGAACATCTTCGCGGCCATGGCCCGCGGCGAAATGCTGCCGATCATCTTCTTCTCGGTGCTGTTCGGTCTCGGTCTGTCGAGCCTGCAGTCGGACCTGCGCGAGCCGCTGGTGAAGATGTTCCAGGGCGTCTCGGAAAGCATGTTCAAAGTCACCCACATGATCATGAACTACGCCCCGATCGGCGTGTTTGCACTGATCGCGGTGACCGTCGCCAACTTCGGTTTCGCCTCGCTGGTGCCGCTGGCGAAACTGGTGATTCTGGTTTACGTCGCCATCGCCTTCTTCGCCTTCGTGGTGCTGGGCCTGATCGCCAAACTGTTCGGTTTCTCGGTGATCAAGCTGATGCGCATCTTCAAGGATGAGCTGGTGCTGGCCTACTCCACCGCTTCTTCGGAAACCGTGCTGCCGCGGGTCATCGAGAAGATGGAAGCCTACGGCGCGCCGAAAGCCATCTGCAGCTTCGTGGTGCCGACCGGCTACTCCTTCAACCTCGACGGCTCGACCCTGTACCAGTCCATCGCCGCCATCTTCATCGCCCAGCTGTACGGCATCGACTTGTCGATCAGCCAGCAACTGCTGCTGGTACTGACGCTGATGGTCACCTCCAAAGGCATCGCCGGCGTACCGGGCGTGTCCTTCGTCGTGCTGCTGGCGACGCTGGGCAGTGTTGGCATTCCGCTGGAGGGCCTGGCGTTCATCGCCGGTGTCGACCGCGTCATGGACATGGCCCGTACCGCATTGAACGTCATCGGCAACGCCTTGGCAGTGCTGGTCATCGCACGCTGGGAAGGTATGTACGACGACGCCAAGGGCCAGCGCTACTGGAACTCCCTGCCGCACTGGCGCAGCAAGGAAAAACTGCCGGCGGGTGAGACCTCCAAGAACTGA
- a CDS encoding ABC-type transport auxiliary lipoprotein family protein yields MKLTRIALLVAGLSLLGACSILPQSEPSDVYRLPAAQAPASASPAAAQSWSLRLNKWQASEALNRPSIAVIPQGDMISSYKGSRWSDPAPVLLRNRLLDGFARDGRVTLLSTDDSNFQADLELGGSLQAFQTEYQGTQAGVVVRVDAVLVRGYDQRILASRRFEERQPLNDVQVPAVVAGFGQASDRLTAKVVAWAVEQGQKLAPQPR; encoded by the coding sequence ATGAAACTGACTCGAATCGCCCTGCTCGTCGCTGGGTTGAGCCTGCTCGGCGCGTGCTCGATTTTGCCCCAGTCGGAGCCTTCGGATGTCTACCGCTTGCCCGCCGCGCAGGCGCCCGCCTCGGCCAGTCCGGCGGCGGCTCAGTCGTGGTCGCTGCGCTTGAATAAATGGCAGGCGAGCGAAGCATTGAATCGGCCGAGTATTGCGGTGATCCCCCAGGGCGACATGATCAGCAGCTACAAGGGCTCGCGCTGGAGCGATCCGGCGCCGGTATTGCTGCGTAACCGCTTGCTCGACGGCTTTGCGCGTGATGGTCGGGTGACGTTGCTGAGCACTGATGACAGCAACTTCCAGGCGGATCTGGAACTGGGCGGCAGCTTGCAGGCGTTTCAGACGGAGTATCAGGGCACGCAGGCCGGTGTCGTGGTGCGGGTCGACGCAGTGCTGGTGCGCGGTTATGACCAACGAATCCTCGCCAGCCGCCGCTTTGAAGAGCGCCAGCCGCTGAACGATGTGCAGGTCCCGGCGGTGGTGGCCGGGTTTGGCCAGGCCAGTGATCGGCTTACCGCGAAAGTCGTGGCCTGGGCCGTCGAACAAGGCCAGAAATTAGCTCCACAACCCCGCTGA
- a CDS encoding ABC transporter ATP-binding protein: MSRLPRAPSEAVIEVRDLCNRFGSQSVHENLDLDVYKGEILAVVGGSGTGKSVLLRSIVGLNRPSEGSVKVFGQNLPSLAEHERSLIERRFGVLFQKGALFSSLTVTENVALPLIEHAGLSRHDAEHLAAVKLALAGLPLSAADKYPASLSGGMIKRAALARALALDPDILFLDEPTAGLDPIGAAQFDQLILTLRDALGLSVFLVTHDLDTLYTITDRVAVLAQKKVLVAGPIDVVSETDDAWIHGYFHGPRGRSALDAAKLLNEV, encoded by the coding sequence GTGAGTCGTTTACCCCGCGCGCCCTCCGAGGCGGTGATTGAAGTCCGTGACCTGTGCAATCGCTTCGGCAGCCAGAGCGTGCACGAGAACCTTGATCTGGACGTGTACAAAGGCGAAATTCTCGCCGTGGTCGGCGGCTCCGGCACTGGTAAATCGGTGCTGCTGCGCAGCATTGTCGGGCTGAACCGGCCCAGCGAAGGCAGCGTCAAAGTCTTCGGCCAGAACCTGCCGAGCCTGGCTGAACATGAACGTTCGCTGATCGAACGGCGCTTCGGCGTGCTGTTCCAGAAAGGCGCGCTGTTCTCTTCGCTGACCGTGACCGAGAACGTCGCCCTGCCCCTTATCGAACACGCCGGCCTCAGCCGCCATGACGCCGAGCACTTGGCGGCGGTAAAACTGGCACTGGCCGGGCTGCCGCTGTCTGCGGCGGATAAATACCCGGCGTCGCTGTCCGGCGGCATGATCAAGCGCGCGGCACTGGCGCGGGCCCTGGCGCTGGATCCGGACATCCTGTTTCTCGACGAACCCACCGCCGGACTCGATCCGATTGGCGCTGCGCAGTTCGATCAATTGATCCTGACCCTGCGTGACGCGCTGGGCCTGAGCGTATTTCTGGTGACCCACGACCTCGACACGCTCTATACCATCACTGATCGCGTGGCGGTGCTGGCGCAGAAGAAGGTGCTGGTCGCCGGCCCCATCGACGTCGTCTCGGAAACCGACGACGCCTGGATTCATGGATACTTCCACGGCCCGCGCGGCCGCTCGGCGCTGGACGCCGCCAAACTGCTCAACGAGGTCTGA
- a CDS encoding ATP-binding protein, which yields MKLAMKLRTRLFLSISALITVALLGLLLGLVSVLQMAGSQEALVRSNFITLDLGLKLRQTLGDQLIIMLAQKPDPVAFEASKQHYFELLDQGIAQQGSDELAYGFKQAKADYLKFLASFDVSAEAARDASASADFRERFNILRSGLIAEHKQALDNINAVQHAARERALLIAGLLGLVGLAVLIIGFVTAQGIARRFGAPIEALAKAADSIGQGNYDVTLPISSAMEVNLLSRRFGLMAEALRQHQATNVDELLAGQQRLQAVLDSIDDGLLMIDRQGHLEHLNPVAQRQLGWEDDRLGQGLGTALGRPELDAQLQLVLRGGTLERAPEDLNIEIDGESRLLTYSLTPVSHTQGHILGAVMVLHDVTEQRAFERVRSEFVLRASHELRTPVTGMHMAFGLFRERTQFAPESREADLLDTVNEEMQRLMQLINDLLNFSRYQNGLQKLTLAPCSIDDLLEQAQSRFADVAAAQGIALTVEVQGPLPRLQADQAQLDRVLDNLIDNALRHTTRDGQIRLQARRHGERVIISVEDNGEGIPYGQQGRIFEPFVQVGRKKGGAGLGLALCKEIVQLHGGRMGVYSRPGQGTQFYMALAV from the coding sequence ATGAAACTGGCGATGAAGCTGCGCACGCGCCTGTTCCTGAGCATTTCTGCATTGATCACGGTGGCTTTGCTCGGGCTTCTGCTCGGGCTGGTCAGCGTGTTGCAGATGGCCGGTTCGCAGGAAGCGCTGGTGCGCAGCAATTTCATCACCCTGGACCTGGGCCTCAAGCTGCGGCAGACGCTGGGCGATCAATTGATCATCATGCTCGCGCAGAAGCCCGATCCGGTCGCGTTTGAAGCGTCCAAGCAGCATTATTTCGAATTGCTTGATCAGGGTATCGCCCAACAGGGCAGCGATGAGCTGGCCTATGGCTTCAAGCAGGCCAAGGCCGATTACCTCAAGTTTCTCGCGTCCTTCGATGTCTCGGCAGAGGCGGCCAGAGACGCCAGCGCCAGTGCGGACTTCCGTGAGCGCTTCAATATTCTGCGCAGTGGCTTGATCGCCGAGCACAAGCAGGCCCTGGACAACATCAACGCGGTGCAACACGCCGCGCGTGAGCGCGCCTTGCTCATCGCCGGACTGCTTGGGCTGGTGGGCCTGGCGGTGTTGATCATCGGTTTCGTGACGGCCCAGGGCATCGCCCGACGCTTCGGTGCGCCCATCGAGGCGCTGGCCAAGGCCGCCGACAGTATCGGCCAGGGCAATTACGATGTGACCTTGCCGATTTCATCGGCCATGGAAGTGAACCTGTTATCTCGGCGTTTCGGCCTGATGGCCGAGGCGTTGCGCCAGCACCAGGCAACCAACGTGGATGAGCTGCTCGCCGGCCAGCAACGTTTGCAGGCGGTGCTCGACAGTATCGACGACGGCTTATTGATGATCGATCGACAGGGTCATCTGGAGCACCTCAACCCGGTGGCGCAGCGCCAGTTGGGCTGGGAAGACGATCGCCTGGGGCAGGGGCTGGGGACCGCTCTCGGGCGCCCGGAACTCGACGCGCAGCTGCAACTGGTGTTGCGCGGCGGCACGCTGGAGCGCGCGCCGGAAGACTTGAACATCGAGATCGATGGCGAGTCGCGCTTGCTGACCTACAGCCTGACGCCGGTCAGCCACACGCAAGGACATATCCTCGGCGCGGTGATGGTCTTGCACGACGTTACCGAGCAACGCGCCTTTGAGCGCGTGCGCAGTGAGTTCGTCTTGCGTGCTTCCCATGAACTGCGCACGCCGGTCACTGGCATGCACATGGCGTTTGGTCTGTTCCGCGAGCGGACGCAGTTTGCCCCCGAGTCTCGCGAAGCCGACCTGCTTGATACCGTGAACGAAGAAATGCAGCGCCTGATGCAGTTGATCAATGACTTGCTCAACTTCTCGCGGTATCAGAACGGTCTGCAGAAGCTGACGCTGGCGCCGTGTTCCATCGACGATTTGCTGGAGCAGGCGCAATCACGCTTTGCCGATGTCGCCGCAGCGCAAGGCATTGCGTTGACAGTGGAAGTGCAAGGCCCGTTGCCGCGTTTGCAGGCCGACCAGGCGCAGCTTGATCGGGTACTCGACAATCTGATCGACAATGCCTTGCGCCATACCACGCGCGACGGGCAGATCCGCTTGCAGGCGCGGCGCCATGGCGAGCGAGTGATCATCAGTGTCGAAGACAACGGCGAGGGGATTCCCTATGGCCAGCAGGGGCGGATCTTCGAGCCGTTCGTGCAGGTCGGGCGCAAGAAGGGCGGCGCGGGTCTCGGCCTGGCTCTGTGCAAGGAAATCGTCCAACTGCACGGTGGGCGGATGGGCGTTTATTCGCGGCCGGGGCAGGGCACGCAGTTCTACATGGCGCTCGCGGTTTAG
- a CDS encoding MlaD family protein, with the protein METRAHHVLIGLFTVIVVAGALLFGLFLAKSSVDTEFKDYEVVFNEAVSGLSKGSSVQYSGIKVGDVVSLRLDPQDPRRVLARIRLAGDTPVKEDTQAKLALTGITGTSIIQLSGGTPESPKLRGHDGQLPTLIASPSPISRLLNDSSDLMTGISALLHNANQMFSAENVERVSSTLAHLEQTTGTINDQRGDIKQAMQQLATVGKQAGSMLEQTSLLMRNANGLLNDQGKQALGSAEQAMKSLEQSSVTINGLLSKNQNSLDNGMQGLNGLAPAIRELRETLTSLRAISQRLEANPSGYLLGSDKNKEFTP; encoded by the coding sequence ATGGAAACCCGAGCCCATCATGTGTTGATTGGCCTGTTCACGGTAATCGTCGTGGCGGGCGCCCTGCTCTTCGGCCTGTTTCTGGCCAAATCCAGCGTCGACACCGAGTTCAAGGATTACGAAGTGGTCTTCAACGAGGCGGTCAGCGGTCTGTCCAAGGGCAGTTCGGTGCAGTACAGCGGGATCAAGGTCGGTGACGTGGTCAGCCTGCGCCTCGACCCGCAGGATCCACGGCGAGTCCTGGCGCGGATTCGCCTCGCTGGCGACACGCCGGTCAAGGAAGACACTCAGGCCAAACTGGCGCTGACCGGCATCACCGGCACCTCGATCATCCAGCTCAGCGGCGGCACGCCCGAGAGTCCGAAACTGCGCGGTCACGACGGTCAGTTGCCGACCCTCATCGCCTCGCCCTCGCCTATTTCGCGCCTGCTCAACGACAGCAGCGACTTGATGACAGGCATCAGCGCGCTGCTGCACAACGCCAACCAGATGTTTTCCGCCGAGAACGTCGAACGCGTCAGCAGCACCCTCGCCCATCTCGAGCAGACCACCGGGACGATCAACGACCAGCGCGGCGACATCAAACAGGCCATGCAGCAATTGGCGACTGTCGGCAAACAGGCCGGCAGCATGCTCGAACAGACCTCGCTGCTGATGCGCAACGCCAATGGCTTGCTCAACGATCAGGGCAAACAGGCCTTGGGCAGTGCCGAACAGGCGATGAAGTCGCTGGAGCAAAGCAGCGTGACCATCAACGGCTTGCTCAGCAAAAACCAGAATTCGCTGGACAACGGCATGCAGGGCCTCAACGGCCTGGCCCCGGCGATTCGCGAACTGCGCGAGACGCTGACCTCGCTGCGCGCCATTTCCCAACGCCTCGAGGCCAACCCCAGCGGTTACCTGCTGGGCAGCGACAAGAACAAGGAATTCACCCCATGA
- a CDS encoding inhibitor of vertebrate lysozyme family protein, translating into MSALKTLAAALLLGGSAMAMAANDGQTRVNELLAADEQYRETWEGVIKKEERVPEWVINLSGTSEQQMHAVTEDGDKYLVGPLCENQDKCLNHRLIVAFSFDKDDAYAMLVDVPEGLPQDKSPTRHATYRFFGKPDQGMQDLLMETLKKDPKWY; encoded by the coding sequence ATGAGTGCGTTAAAGACATTGGCAGCCGCCCTGCTCCTGGGCGGCAGTGCCATGGCGATGGCGGCCAACGACGGCCAGACCCGGGTCAACGAATTGCTCGCCGCAGACGAGCAGTACCGCGAAACCTGGGAAGGCGTGATCAAAAAGGAAGAGCGTGTACCGGAGTGGGTGATCAACCTGTCGGGTACCTCCGAGCAACAGATGCATGCCGTCACTGAAGATGGCGACAAATATCTGGTCGGCCCGCTCTGCGAAAATCAGGACAAGTGCCTGAACCATCGCTTGATCGTCGCCTTCAGCTTCGACAAGGACGACGCTTACGCCATGCTGGTCGATGTGCCTGAAGGCCTGCCGCAGGACAAGTCGCCGACGCGACACGCCACCTACCGCTTCTTCGGCAAACCCGACCAGGGCATGCAGGATCTGTTGATGGAAACCCTCAAGAAAGATCCGAAGTGGTATTGA